DNA from Drosophila suzukii chromosome 2R, CBGP_Dsuzu_IsoJpt1.0, whole genome shotgun sequence:
gatgtatgtatgtacatacgtATGAATTCCAACCAAAGATATTTCTGAAACGCCAAAAGATCAAATGGTACCCTAATTTTCAGGGTCTTACCTACATCAATACAAATTTCGAACGAACTCAGTTCTGTGCGCCAATaagttttaaagaaaattccaAACACGGTTGGAAGTCGTATTGATGTACGTAAGAATTTTAATTGAACTTGATTGGAAGAGATTTCTGTGACAACCCCAAAGTTTTTTTAATCGGAGGTGTCACAGATACATCTTCCAAGCCAAGACGGTAAGAATTTTAATTGGTGCACAAACGAATTTCAAAgaaaattggtttaaaaagATTTCTAAGACTTCTTTTTGTTAAAATCAAAAGTGACATATAAATTTCTTTGGTATAAATTCGGGTGCAGTTCCTACTTTCATTTCTGTGTCGTCCGCAGATATGTTTAAGATATTTTCATGTTAGAAGAATTTAACAGAATAGttgatttttttacttattaataaagatttaatactttttttttttaaaagttaacAAAGTATCATCCTTGCGGAGCGCGCACTGTATCTTTAATGAACTATGCAGCTATGCCTGGTTTAGACTACAGGAGGCTCTGCTGTATCTATTTGAATTTTTCATATGACAACCTTTGCGAGTGTATCTAGCAAGGCGTATCGCTGCGGATACTCCGCATTCGCGTCCGCATCCGCTAGAGGAACCTATTAAGCCTGTGGCCCGCATTAGTCTCTTTGTGTGCGTGTCCCCCAAGCTCCTGTtctgcatgtgtgtgtgtttgtgcaTGTTTTATGCAGTTCCTTCGTTTCGTTTTGCTTTGCGGGTGAGTGAATAGCTTTGACCCAAATAACTGAGGTAATACTTACGCCTCACAGATGTGCCACTCCCCCAACGCCCTCTTTCCTCACCATgaccccccctcccccctcccACCATTCCACGTGCAGCTGCAACTGTTGTTGTtcttcttcctcttcttccGCCCCCTCTAAAAGGAATTTTTCTCTCTGGCTTTTCCAAAATTGTTGCTTTGAGAGCTTGTCTCCGAAAAAACCCAAAATTAGTTGCAAATTCCCCAAGCTTAGGAATTCCCTTAAAAGCTGATAAAAATTCAACCGAGATTGCTTTAGTTGGCAGTTGATCTGGCATTATTTAGCATAAACAAAACGAGAATGTCTCCTCTGCTTCTTCTTACTGCAATTAAAAATCTCGGCCAACAGCAGTTACAGTTATTTTAGAGCTCTGTTATCCTTTAACATCTACAGCTGGCAATGCTTTTTcgagagacagagagagagagcttcatttaaaattgcaTCTCTCtctcttattatttttattaaaagacCTAAATGTTTAATGTTACAGTTTAAATGTTACGCGTGCTATGACCCCTTAAAAGCTCTCTATTTTCCTAGGACAAACAGTACAAAAGTAACTGTTAATTGATCGGCATTGATTGGTTGTAAATATTGACAAAATCAAACGCTTGGGATCCCGAGGAATACTTGTGGAGCGATTCGCGGGAGAAGGTGCGCGCGCCTTGGCGTCCTGATTATATCACATTGATGCAAATGTAGGCCAAAGCACGGTCAAACATTGTTAACTGTTAAAACAGAGAAATTTGAATCGCAAAAGGATTAAAGTAGAGGTACAGGGATATAAAAAGTGAAACTAAAAAATAGTTAGGAAGCTTAATGTTTAAGGATGTGTGGGGGGTCCTCTTAAATGAACTAGATAATAGTAACGGTACTTTTCCCCACTCTATCTACCTATCTCTGTCGCACCCGCAAAGCTTCGCGCTGCATTTCACCTCGTTCTCACTGCACTTCTCTCGCGCTTATGCCTCGTTCTCATTTCGAAACGCTGTTAAAGCGCTGCAAAAACGCACCCAGCCCCAAAAGTCGTAGTGGATTCCGATGCAGCATCTCATCGCATCGGGAAAAACTCACAGTTTGCTCTGCCAGGCTGCCAGGCACACAGGCAGCGAAGGAAAAGGCTGCTGCCAGTAGTGGAAACACCTCGCTTTTTAACTGGGTGTGGACTAAACTAAAATCCAGCCTTTTTCTACAACAAATAActttctaaaaaataataataattaagtCCACAAAGCTAAGGCAGCAGCAGCGTTAAATGAAAACGAAAACTCGGCGGTTTCACGGGCAAAACGGGCGCTGCAGGCGCGTAGTATCCGTAAAGTGAAAGTGCGAAGGTCAACCCGCCCTGACCTGCCCCAAAAATACGAATACGAATGCGAAATACGAAATACGAGCAGTGAAAAGCGAAATTCGAGGCACATCTGCTCAGCAAGTTTTTACAACAAACTTAATATACGAAAAATTAAGTGAACGAGGAGGAACCCTTTTTACCAGAAACAACATTTTGTGCCAAAGTGCGGTATTTTTTTCGTGAGCCCCCTTAACAATTTTTGTAATAACGAATTTTCCCCCCTAAAACGCAAGGCATTTAACACTCAAACAATAAGCAATAAgctttaatattttgtaaaacttTTGGTAAAAGAAAAGAAGTATTCGAAAACTGTTTTTTACGCAGCGCACAGCGCGGGTTTATATAACGGATTTTAGAAACGGACATGGATTACTGGAGCTTGGAGCTCCAAGTGTAAGACGACCTTGGGAGCACAGAGGCACAGAGGCACGGCCCACAATTGCAAGGCAGTAGTGCAGATTCGGCCTAAAAGTGGctggcagcagcagcaccaccaacagcaccaccagcaccaccaTGTGGTCCAACGCCCTGTGCACGCTGGGCGTGACGAAGCCGCTCTGCAACTGTCTGAGCATCAGACAAGTGGCAGCCGCAGCTGCGGCGGCGGCCCAGGCCACGCAGGGCGTTGCTGCCTCTGCCGCGGCAGCGGGTGGGGGCGGAGTGGGTGGTGGGGCCATCACAACGGGCCCCTCGTCGGGCACAAACGGCGGACTGTCCGGAATGGTAATGGTTCTGCTTTATAGAGGCATAGGTATCATCATTCTACCTCCTTCAATCAGCATTCATTTAGCTGTTAGTTGGCTAGGTCCCAGGCTCGCATCCCTTTGCTGCTTTACGAAAAAATTCTACTATTTTAAGAACTTCTTCACTTAAACCTACCTTATAGGGCTTAGGCTAAGACTTAGAGCTACGACTAAAAAATTTCCCTTTGCTCATATGCTTTAAAAGTATTTCAATCCCACAATCTTCcataacaataaaaattttttttttttgtaactaccttatttttttaatttttgtagaTTTTTTATAGGGTTTTATTTGGGCTACTAAGACTTTTTGTGGTTATATTAAAGTTCGATTAAAGATGGTTGATTTAAAAATCTGTTggtaaaagaaaaaatagcTCTCCCATAACTGCCTAAAGCACAAAataatcaaatttaatttatttaatttcaataGCCCTGCTTTTTGCACCTTTgtacatttattaatttcagAATTTATAATAGCCAACCAATACCTCCCCCTAGCCCCTCTTCCACCCCACATTGCCATATGGCGTTGGGGCGCAGCAACTGACCTATCCCAAAGGAAAAAAATCAGAACGAGGCGAGGGGAGCTCACCAAACACAGAGCGAAagaaatgaaatatttttatgaaaaGTTTTCTGCTTGTTTTCGGTGTGGAGGAATAAGCAAGATGTCAACATgaattttttgtaatttttcaaacattttattttgggGTGAGTGGGTGGTGTGTGGGGGGATTGAGGATGCAGGGGAATGGTTGGCCGAAGAGAGATATTTGTATTTGGCTCGTGTGCTGCACTCGTTACTGGGTCACTGGAGCGCCACACTCATGTCCTTGCAATACATTAAACATTGCAGCTTTCGTCCTGCTCGGCTGGCCgttgttgcttttgttgcCTGCAACTGTTAGCCAACAGCTGTGCGCGCTGTTAGCCAAAAGGATTCGTTTTCACTTTTATTTGGgcctttaaaaaatatatctcaTGGTCTTAAATATAAGCTTGTTTCTTGTTTCTTCTTGTATAGGGTTTGCTACATATTTCTATATCtcttttgaatattttctatatttattctGAGTTGTAGCCCGTTGTGGCCTTGACATTTGCGCCCTTTTTAAACAAGCCCGAGAAGCCCAATTAGCGGGCTGAGGAAATTATGACACAGCCCGGGCCTGCTGCCACACCCACTTGTCAGTTTTTCGTGCGCAGCGTTTCACAGGTGTCACGCCCATCCTGCATCGCACATCCCACATCCGCCCATCCCCCTATCCCATCATGCCACCACCCCTTTCGCCTTTCACTTTCCCCTCGCCAGCGCATAGAATAGTAATTCGTAAAGCCCAACTAATCCAAATTTCTCTTCGCAGGAGTCTCGCGGCAAGAGACCACTGAAAATCTGGGACAGCTGGCGGAATGTGCGCAAGGGCGTCGTAGTTGGGACCTTCGAGGAGCTCTTGGTCCGCGGCAAGGATAAGCTGGGGGTTCCTGCTTCAGAACCGGTGCGCGTTGTTCTGGAGTGTGATGGAACCCAAATCGAGGATGGCGAATACTTTCGCACCCTGGCCAACAATAcggtgctgctgctgttgaggCAGGGCGAGCGCTGGTATCCCACTGGCGTCGATGTCATAAAGGCTGGTGGGTCTAACTATATGCTATCTAAAGCTAGAGATCAGTACTGTTCGCGGGAAATGTCTATGAACTAGCTGGGAATCAAATATAAGCTATGTATCCAATTGGCATGTCCCATTTATACATTACTGCTAAAGGGAAATGTTTATCAAGTAGCTGGAATTTCATATGCGTAATAGATACAATTTGAGTATCATGCTTGATTTATTCATCCTCAGATAAATAACACTTTTTTATTACTAGGTAAATAGTAAATTATGAGGCGCACTTAAAAAGATTTTTGTAACATTTTATATGGAATAATATTTGATCAACAATTTAGAAACTGCATTTTAAACAATCAATTTGAGTGTTTAATTTTGCGACATTTAAACAAAAGTGCCTTTTTTTTTAGTGTTTTCCTGtcagttatttttaaaaatgaagtTAGGTTTGCTGAGATTGCAAGAAATTATAAGACCCTGCCTACTAAAATCAATATTGTATTAAGATTTTCTTGAGGAAATGACTAAATCCAAGAAATATGCTCTAGCGAAATGGTAATCAATTAGTTTTGCACTTAAAAAAAGCAATTCTATAGTTTGTTTAAACACATTATTTCTGTGCCAATGGTTTATAAATTACTTTTAAGTCTGCACAGTTTGTTGAttttgttcaatttaaaagcaacaaaaatttaaacaatgATCTTGAATTTGTACCCCTGTTTTAAAACACATTTTCGCTTGTTCCAAAATTAGATCGGAAAAACAATAAATTGCAGTATTCTTTTAATGTGATTCCCTTCAGAAAGCTATTAAAGTTTTCATTGCTAACATTCAAttgcaaacaaaaaatgttgtagGTAAAAACAAAGAATTAAACAAATGCTTAACAAAAACAATGGACTCGTCGTATAGTCGTATTATTTAAAGACAAATATGTGTTTGCGAATTAGGCATATGTATGTTAGGTTCTAAAGGTATATTTATAGCAATAGTCTATAGACTACCAGCAATAAAAGAACACTTACTTATAGTAATTCATCTAGGAAATTTAAAAGATGTAAGATTTAAATTAGTTCAGTACTGATCTCTAGTTAACCATTTCCTACCAGCCAACCAGAACTGATCCCATCATTTTCTCCCACAGCCATATCAGCTATTCCGAAAATCGTCTGTGAGACGATCCATGCGCTGGAGTTGCATGATGAGACACCGTCGTGGAAGATCATGGATAACAAAGGGCGTGTCACGGTCGTCCTGCACTGGGATCAGCGGCAGGGCGGAGGAAGCGGCGGTGGTGGGAGTGGTGGCGCCGGCGGCGGAGTGGGGAGCATGTGCTCCGGCCTGGGCAGCAGCAATGGCCTGCTGTCGTCCGACAAGTATTCGCCCTCGAAGAAGGGCCTCTCCGCGCAGAGTTCGCTGGACAACAAGTCGGTGTCATCGCAGTCCTCCCAGCCGCGCTATGCCAGCCCCCAAATAACGGTGATCAGCGACGACGGACCGGCGAGCATATACCATCCCGGTGGCGTTGTCCTGCCGCCAGGAGTTGTGATACCCGGCGGCAGCAGGCGGCTCTCCAAGCAGGGCAGCTCCTTCGACAGCACCGTGGGCGTGGGCGTTGGAGCGGTACATGTGCATACGCCGGAATGCGCCCACCACGCCCACACGCCCAGCAGGGCGGGCAGTCCCAGCACCACGGAGTGCGACTTCCACTGCTGTGCCCTGCACGAGGAGGGGCGCAAGATCGCCGTGCACAAGAGCGTGGCCACGTCGCCCATCCAGGACGGTAGCAGCAGTCCCCAGCCGCAGTCGGCACCATCGGTTATGGATCCTATGCTCGGCGGCAGTggcagcagcggcggcggaAGCGGCAGCATGCAGCGCCGTTCGTCGGGCGCCAAGGGACATGTGCGATTCCTGGACATCGCTCCGGAGCGGGATAGCTCCGAGAGCGAGACGGAGAACACGGTGATGGAGGACGACAAGACGACGACGGAGAAGTTTCTGCTGCTGATCGACCAGCTGTCGGTGGACCAGAAGCGCCACCTCAGCATCAAGGACATCGGCATCATACTGGAACGCCTCAACTCCAAGATCCTCGACGTGGAGCGATTGgatcgcgagtccgagtcggaCGATTGCTACAACTGGACGATAAAGGCGACAATACGCGGCGATGCGCTGCGCGAACTGGGCGTCATTTACAATGGCAACTACTATGCCATCTCCGAGCATCCCGGCTACAAGGAGGAGCTGGAGGAGAACGGCGAGGAGgtcgaggaggaggaggaggaggacgaggagGACAGAATTTAGAGTGCCAATGATGGGCGGACGGGCAAACCCACAGGTTCACGAATgtcccacgttgggcgccacgGAAGGTATCAATAAACTAGCGCATTTTacagaaacaaaaaacgaaaaaaattgaaaaaaccaaaaataggAGTAGCCCAGCAGCTCAACACACACACgaacacactcacacacacaccaacatgcatacatatatacatatatacttatataaaataattacgAGAATATAATAATGCAAGTCGCACATTGTACAATAGTGAAGTAAGCATAAACGTGAATTATAAAAAAAGGCGAAAGCAAAGCAGCCACACACCCAGAAACACACGTACACCCACGcccacaacaacagcaacaagcgcGAACCATGTTAACGCAGTTTTTGTAGCATTTAGGCCATAATTCTCATAGACGGGGACCGACATTAAACGAAGGAGCGAAGCTGGTTGTAAACGGTGAAGCGGCAGGCTTGTAGCATAGTAGCAACCATTTCGAAAACCAAGCATTTAGCCCCTACAGCTCGCTCACCATTTATAGTCAGCTGCTCAGCGTATCCATTTCGAATTCAAACTCCCCGAAATTCAACCCATAGATCAGTTGTAATCCCCGCCCGAACACCCATCCCTGTGTTGTTATCGTTGTTGTACAATAGATGTTTCGTGTTCCGTTGTGATTGTGTGCCAAAATAGCCTTATTTAGTTGGATAGCCCCACACACAGACTGCCACTCGAGTCAGGAAATCTAATCTAAAACCCAAAGACTATAAGTTGTGAAAGAGATATAGATAACAGAGACTATAAATTGTTGTTGccagaaaagaaaaagatgACGGGTTCTAACTGATAGGTTCAGTCGGTCTCTCGTTTCCTATGATGTAGTGAGTTCCTCAGTTTGCTTTTCGACCCACCCCAGCATTTGTATAGTTCCTGGATAGCGCAACTCTCTGTTTGAAGCCTATTATTTGTTAATGTTGTTGCATTTATCCCCCGAAAAAAAGATACACTCCACAAATCATCCGCATCAGCATGTAAAACTGCCGTTATTTGTAGTGTTGTCAAACGTTCAACAAAATCGCGCACAATGTTAAAATTAAACACAGAGAATAGAAACAATAAGCAAGATGCTCGAGGCTCGATGCTCGATGCTCGCAAAATGCCCGACGAACAGACTAAAATATGTGTGTAGTAGATATAGACCGCCCCCGCATGGCCTCCAAAATCAGCCGTAGATCCATTGGGAGTATCTATCAGAAGACATCACACGATCGCAATCGAAATTGTAATTGAACAAATGCGTAAAGCGAAAACACTGCCAACATCGCCATTAGCATTcgcatctgcatctgcatccgTTGGCTTAGACTTTCAACTTCCGGAACTGTGACTGTTCCATACGGGTATCAAGCAATCGGGGTAAAATGATAGAGCAGTAGTTTTAAGGATTCTGGGACACAGGACGTTCAAAAGATTGGTCTTCTGAAGTAAAGAATATGTTTTCGATGTCAAGAACAACGAGTTtcaaagtttaaaaaaatatggcTTAATACTTAAACCATTTTAAAACTGTTAAAAAGAGTTCTTAAGTTGTCTTTAAAGTTATCCATACTAATTACATTTTGGCAGTGTTAGAAAACCTTAAGTTCTGCAATATTTCATCTGGTAGGATAGTTTATAAGCAGTTTTCAAAGTGATGTttcaaaaatacattttaaattcttaACTCTAAGTTCTGTAATATTTTATCATACAAGAACGTTTGAAAAGAGTTTCCAAAGTGATATTTCAAACTTGAATTTAAAATTCCTAGCTTTAGATAGTCTTGTTCTTCAATCAAGAATTTTTTTCTATGTTTATAGTAGACATTTTTCTGAATTTTATTCCTACATTATCTGTAGTGTCCCTTTAGAAAGTTAAGAGCAGTCGTAGCTGGTCTACGTGGCTCGTCATTCTGTCCTGGATAAGATCTATGGTCATTTGATTTCGAAACTTCTGCTGCTCCATCAGATCCTCAGACACCTTGAGTAGTAGGCAAAATGGTTAAATAACTTAAACAATGCTGAGCTCAACCAATACTGTATTGCGCTCTAAACCAAAAACTAACTTTAATGTAATACGGAAataaaaagcgaaaaaaaGAAAGCGATTTTTAAATGACGTTTGTCCAAGGCACAAATCTAAAGCATTGATGCGagaaaattaaatgaaaaccTAGTATGTATAAatgaaaattgaaattgataATTGATTGATAACGATAATAAACGAAAAGTTAGAAATGAGGAGGAGCAAAGCGATGAAGAAGAACGTTAAACGAGAATTCACAATTAGCGAGGCGAAAAACAGATTCATTAGcgttgttttaatttattagtAAGTCGAAAGCGGCAAGCGACCCAAAACACGACGATGAATATATCTCcatgtgtatgtatgtatgattAAAGGACGGAGTACGAGGGAGGGGAGTCGAGTTATAGATATTGAGGAAGGTGATTCGGAAATACCTATGCGTACTCAAGCAGCATAACATAGTTATAAGACGGGAACTCGCAATACGATGATAACTCAACTTCCAAACCGATACAGACTTCTTCAGCTGACTTCCATAATCATAATCATTGTTAACACTTAAATATAGAAGATAACGCTTTAAAAGAACAAACAGACACTTACACGACCCTTGGTTCCGGTTGAGTTAGTTAGGTTCTGTTCGATCCCGATCCCGATTCCGATCCTGAGCCCCCGAATTGAGTCCAAGTTGCCAGTTACCAGTTACCAGTTACCAGATTCCAGTTCCACTTCGAGGCCCATGCCCCGATCTGCCCTGCCCCTCCACTCAGACTCGTCGTCGAACACACTCTGTGTAAATGCAATCAGTTAGATTTATAAGATGAATAACAAGTCGAAACGAATGTAAGACATCCCCAAAAGAGAGGCATTAATTAAGCTACGAAACAATTTGCAAATAATACTCATAGAGCGCGAGTCGAGGCAGAAGATGCAACATCATGCGTTACattgttttaatattgcgAATTACGAATAAATTGATCAATTAACATATACATACAGCAAAGAGCAAACAAATTACAAactgtttttattaattttgttaacGATAATGAAATCATTAAAATAACTCTAACAAAGGAAAACCAAGCTAAGCGGATAACAAACGAcagattaaaattaataacataTATAAATcgatatatataaatacacaCACTCACATGAAAACAACATTGAGCAGAGAAACAACCAAACAACAAAAcataaattcaattaaaaagtaacaaaaaccaaaacagaaaaacaaaaaacaaaaaacaaagttTAAAGAACAAGCTCAAGCAGTAAGGctaaaatgaaaaacaaatttgttcACAGTGTAAATTGTAACACACAGAGAGCGAAATTAAACGCAGGAAGAGGCGAAGTGAGGAATGTGAGCGAGGAGCTATTATTAAAACATTAAACGatttaaacaataaaaaacagaaaataaataaaacaaaaaaaatacaaaaatttaaaccGATTCGAACTGTCTTGTAGATTAACCGGAACTGATCTTGATAAACATTTCCACtcaatatgtatgtatgcgcAGAACTGTATGTAAATATACGGGGGATTCACACATGAACTGCAATGTTTATTAACCATATAAACGAACTAAAGGTTGTCTACATCCAACAATAAATTATTGAGCCAAACATTGAACAGTTTATTGCCGCTCAACTGGAGCGAGATCATTTCCGATACGGTCACGGTGCGTTTCATAACCATAAATGACGCGTGGCGCGAAGGTCGAAGTTCTAGCGATCGATGCCCGACATTGAGCGGGTCTtgttttagtattttaaataataatatttattttactatGGTTGTTGACCCCTTATGATTTCGAAACGCACTGCCAAAGACTGTCAATACATCAAAAAAAGTCAATGCCTTTGTTTTATGTGATTACGTATCTGAACTGTATTGATAATCTTCGCTTTGCTTTTTATTAGGTGTGTGTTTTCAGTGCACATCGGGCATACAATCAAGTAACAATCGGTAACAGTAAGGCTAATCACATGGGAGACCGGCCCAAGGCGGTACCCAAAACAAACAGTTTACCTATTGCTGGCAGTCGGTTAGAACTGCTTGAGCAATTTACAATGTGATGATACGTACATATAGTTTATATATGGTCATTACTCATTACTCATCCGAGATGGGGTCTGAGTTCTGAGTTGCGAGAACAgagataatttaattaagtAAGTCACTTATCGAACGCGTGACTAACAGTTAATTGAGCACTTCGATTAGCAGTGTCGCGCATTTAACCTCACTCAACGCAATTGCCAATTTGTCTGTTTATCAAATCTACAGCCTACAGTATACATATATAGAGCATATCGTATCGTTTTTGGTCCTCTATGCGTGCTTTGTGATACATTTGTGCGTATACGTGGTATTGTCTTTATTCGTTGTTGTCTTATGTATTGTAAGTTAACAAGTGCGTCTAAGTATATTAAGTTAGTTGACTTTGATAGGGATTAGGCTAAGGACTATCACTAAGTGTGGAGGGTGACGACGTTGGCGACTCTTTCTGGCCGCAACTAGACTGGGCACACGACACGGAATCCAGGAATCGAATGAATGGCTATCCTAACTCTAGGATCTCTCAACCCGGCGTCTGCAGCTTGTTGCTGGATCGGGAGAATAGGGCCTTCTTCAGGATATTCGGCTGCCACTTGATGAAGCTCTTCTTGCTCTCCGACGTGGTGGAGATATTGGAGCTGCTGGCACTGAGTGTCCTCTCCCGTTCCGTGACATTTATGGTGCTGACGGAGTGCGCGTGCCGCAGGGTCTTTGCACTGCCACCCTCATTCTTCGGCGTCTTGGCGAAACTGTGCGTGATTCTGCGCAAAAAGCGATCCTTTTTCTTCGGCTTGTGCTCCGGCAGGGGGGAACCGGTATCGCCGGATACCGAAACGATGGTGGTCTCCGCCTCTGGCACCTTGAAGTTGGGCATGTCGGTCACATCCTTGTCGTTGATCTGTATCCGAATGCTGGGCGTGGTCACCCGCTGGGGAGCCGATTCCTCCACCGGCGAGGGTCTGTGGGGAGAGATTTTTAGCATTACTTATGATACAAAGGTTTTTTGGAATGAGTCTTATCGTTTAGTTCTGATAATACCCTAAGAATTTCTAGCAGCTTTATTATGTAATGAAGGATATTTCCGTTTTGTATTTCCTTAAAAGTATATTACTCATACGCAGTGTATTACTTCCCGATCATTTATCTTAAAAACATAAAAGTATCTTTTTCTAACacaagaaattaaataaaaattccgGCTAGTTCGTTCTTAGGCTGATCGCTCATATGGTAGGTGCTATTTgcttatatattttgtttactAGCAGTTGGTATACATTTAAGAATTTTGTGTGAATACTATAAAGCATTGTTGGGTTTTAGAAATtgactttaattaatttctcCTCATGTTAGTCATTTGTAAACCTTATTTATCTATAACCTTAAAAGTTTAATATAAAATCAACACTTACGTTTGCACCTGTCGCGTGGAGTAGATGGAACAGGCATCCAGATCATGAAGCGAACGCGCCAACTTGTCCCAGAAGTTGAACAACTTGGAGTCCCCGGCGTACTTGATGTGCGTATAGATGCCCAGGGTCTGGGGTATGTGCATGTCTGGCTTGTACAGAATCGGTATGATCTTGCGAGTGTGGTTCTCTACGAAAGAGCAGAGCGGGTAACTTGTTATGTGGTCTGCCGACCCTGAGTTACGAACGGCGCAGTAGCTACTCACCGATCTGTATCTTCTGGGTGAAGTTCACGAGGTACGTGTTCTCCGGACTCCGAAGAAACTCCTCTGTGAGCACGACGATCAGGT
Protein-coding regions in this window:
- the Drep2 gene encoding uncharacterized protein Drep2; protein product: MAREESRGKRPLKIWDSWRNVRKGVVVGTFEELLVRGKDKLGVPASEPVRVVLECDGTQIEDGEYFRTLANNTVLLLLRQGERWYPTGVDVIKAAISAIPKIVCETIHALELHDETPSWKIMDNKGRVTVVLHWDQRQGGGSGGGGSGGAGGGVGSMCSGLGSSNGLLSSDKYSPSKKGLSAQSSLDNKSVSSQSSQPRYASPQITVISDDGPASIYHPGGVVLPPGVVIPGGSRRLSKQGSSFDSTVGVGVGAVHVHTPECAHHAHTPSRAGSPSTTECDFHCCALHEEGRKIAVHKSVATSPIQDGSSSPQPQSAPSVMDPMLGGSGSSGGGSGSMQRRSSGAKGHVRFLDIAPERDSSESETENTVMEDDKTTTEKFLLLIDQLSVDQKRHLSIKDIGIILERLNSKILDVERLDRESESDDCYNWTIKATIRGDALRELGVIYNGNYYAISEHPGYKEELEENGEEVEEEEEEDEEDRI